From the Paenibacillus sp. MMS20-IR301 genome, the window ACAGCGACATATACAGCAGATATATGAACTGGGCGATCATGAGCATACCGGCTACATTGACCGTCAGAAACCTGTAAATATCATCGATCCGGAAAGCAAGCAGTGCATTGAGCAGAAGCGCCCCCAGGCAGAAAAGCGAGTACGCCACTTGAACATTGCGCAGCCGGGTAGTCAGCCCGCGCTTGCCGGGTCCGAATAGCTGTTCGAAATAAATTGTAAATGACGGCAGAAGCGTGAACAGTGCCAGATCGAAGCAGACCTCCGTCAGACGCCCCCCGCTGCTTACAATCAGCGGAAGGAACGGTGAATACGTAATCAGCAGCACACCAAAGGAAATAATGACCAGTATCAGGAATAAGCCGCCGGAGAAAAAGTCCGGTTTAAGGAACAGCAGGCAGATCAGCAGCGCCCCGCCCATAAAGACCAGCGCCGCTCCGATGACCAGATCGACCATATCCTGCTTCACATAGAAGGACAGCAGCTTCTCATAGCTGCCTACCCTGACCTCTCCAAGGGTTCCAAATTCCCTGCCGCTGCCGGCGCTCCAGAGATACAGCTGGCCGCCGCTGTCTCCGCCCGATAACGGAATCAGTACCTTATTCCCGTTATAGTTTATGACCCCCTTGGAATCATAGATTAGCCTGCCGTCTATATATGCTTTTAGGCGGTCACCATATACTTTATCAATCAGAAGTGCCGAATTCGCCTCTGTCCGCGGTAGAGTAAACCGCAGCCAGGCAGAAGCAGCACCTGCAGGCGCATGGGGCCTGGGTGACTCTGCCTGCACAGTCCTCCACGCTCCGGAAGGTGCTGCCATGGTCTCCTGAATATCACTTCTCGCTGTCTGCTCCCACTTAAGCCCCCATACCGGCAGGGCAACCTCCTTGTGTCCGCCCCATTCCATGGCGATGCCAACCGGAATGACGGCAATCACGAGCAGCAGCATGATTAACGCTGCCGCTGTTTTTGTTGATGGCAACTTCATTGTGGCACCTCAGTGAATCCTTAGTTGTATTTACATAGTTCATATGATTCTTATTTTCGACAACGTTCGCACTATACCTGCCTAATCTTGCAAAAAACCTCGAAATAACACGTATGATTTGGTTATTTCCTCTGAACATTGAATATATTAAGACAATGGGCTGCCTTACAGGTATACAGATTCGCCTCTGGTGTAACGGGTATACAATTACTATAAGATGAAGGAGGCTTGCCATGGACACCCGCCGGAAACCAGCCAAGGAACAAGCCGATGTTCCCGATGATTTGATTACCGAACGTGATATTGATGAGGATTTCGGCCTGTTTCAGGAAGGAAGCTATCCCGGCGCACTGCCGGATGAGGATCAGGAAGCAGCGCTTAAGCATGCTGTTCCTAAAGAGGGCCAGACGTAAATTCAAAGGAGCTGAACAGCAATGGGCAATGAGTTCAACAAGACGGAAGCTGATTTCGTGTATGAGCGTTACACCAAAATGGGCAGCATCCCCCCTGAACAGGATATTCCGCTGGAAGAGCGGCGGCCGCTAGGGACGATTACCGAGCAAAGCCCTGGCACCGAAGCCAGCGATAACGGCAACCAGCCGCTCGAATCTGCGCTGGCCAGCCATGATCCTGCTAACTTTACACCGATCGATTTCGATGGTGTAGTGGATGACGGATCAGATCCGGCGCTGGTAGGTGACAATATCCTGGCAGCCGATATCGGGCTGAACGTCCCGGACTCCGGGCTTGGCCCGCGTTCCGGGCGGACACTCCCTTCCACCGGGACTCCCGGACCTGAACGGGACGAGCTGCTGGAATCCGCTGCAATCTACGCGGCCGGCGCCGCAGGACTGACGGGCAGCGTAATCGATTATGCCGATGAAGAGGATACGGCGGGGGAATGGACGGACGGGGACGAGCTGCCGCTGGAGGATATCCCGGATGCGGATGACCTCGCCCCCGGCAGTGACGTTGACCCGGTCTCTCCGGACCTTGATGCCATGCCGGGAACGGATGTCCTTAACGGCTCCAGCGGTGAAGAGGAATAACCGCCAGTTTACCTGTAGCTTGCTGCTGCGTGACGCCATGCTTGCGTCTTGACTTTTAAGCCAAATCAACTTACGATAATTTCATTCAATACGGCGATGGAGTTCGCCATAACCGTCCCTTACGGGACTAATGACTCCTACCAGTGGTCACCCGCTGGTAGGAGTCTGTTTATTTTCAGGAGTATATTATAGGTACGGGGGCAAATCGGATGAAGAAGACATACGACCGCTGGATACAGCTCGCAGCGGGCCGGAGCCAGCTTGCACTGCTGAGCACATTCGTGAAATGGGTAATCCTCGGGGGACTGGTAGGGTTACTGTCGGGAAGTGCATCTGCACTGTTCCTGTCCAGTCTGGATGCCGTGACCAGGATCCGGCTGGAGCACGCCTGGCTGCTGTTCCTCCTTCCCTTAGGAGGCGCAGTGGTCAGCGGCTTGTATATGCATTACGGAAAGAGCAGCGCCAAAGGAAACAATCTGATTCTGGAGCAAATCCGGCAGGGCACCGAAGCCATTCCGCTCCGGATGGCACCGCTGGTGCTTGCGGGAACACTGATTACCCATCTCTTCGGCGGTTCTGCCGGCCGCGAGGGTACGGCTGTACAGATGGGCAGCAGTCTGGCAGATGCCCTTGGACGATGGCTTAGAATTACTCCGGCCGACCGGACGATTCTGCTAATGTGCGGCATAAGCGGAGGCTTCGGCTCGATCTTCGGCACTCCGCTGGCCGGAACCGTCTTCGGTCTTGAGGTGATTGCGATCGGACTGCTCAGCCACAAGGCACTGCTGCCCTGCTTCGCAGCCAGCTTTACCGGCGATCTCGTCACCACCCGCTTATGGGGGGTCCATCATATCCATTATAAGGTCGATCTGTATCCGGCGATGGATGGACTGGTGCTGCTTAAGGTGATTGCCGCCTCCATTCTGTTCGGTCTGGCCAGCCTGCTGTTCAGTGAGCTTACCCATTATTTGAAACGCAGCTTCACTGCACTTATTGCAAATCCTATGTTAAAAAGCTTCACCGGCGGCCTGATCATTATCGCCTTGGTCTACATAGCCGGTTCGCGGGATTACCTCGGCCTCGGGATCCCGCTGATCAGCGATTCCTTTGAATCCGGGGTTCATCCCTTCGCCTTCCTCTGGAAGCTGATCTTCACCGCCTTCACCCTGGGAACCGGATTCCAGGGGGGCGAAGTGACACCGCTGTTCGCCATCGGGGCGACTATGGGGAACAGTCTGGCCGGACTGCTTCATCTCTACGGGCCTTTCCTGGCTTCACTCGGTTTCATCGCCGTGTTCTGCGGAGCCGTCAACACACCGCTCGCCTGCTTCATTATGGGCATTGAGCTGTTCGGCTCCGGCGGAGCGGTATACATGTTCATCGCCTGTGTCATCAGCTACCTCTTCTCCGGACACAGCGGCATATATAGCTCCCAGCTCATCGGCATCTCCAAAAGTGCCCTGCTTCCCGTCCCCGAAGGGACGACACTGGCAGACTCCAAGCTTATAAACCCCCGTTCCAGGGGACAAGACTTAAAGTAATCTCTCTGTACCGCAGGCAGACCCGGCAGGAGCAATACGGTTTTGCATCAGGCGGGACAAAGAAGGTATGATATATGGGTTAGTACAATCAGATGATAAAAGCATAAAAGGAGAGATTCAGACGTGAAGCTTATGTCAAGAAAATCCGTCATTCTGCTGGCGGTAATGTGCCTGATGCTTGTGGTCCTGGCAGGCTGCGGCAACAAGCCGGCGGCGAACAATGCTGCGGGCAACGGAGGCAGCAACGCTTCCGGCAATACAGCGGGCAGTGAAGCTACAGCTGCTCCGCAGAATAATGCGTCCGGCAATACCGCAGCTACAGAAGGCGTACCTTCGGCGGACGCCAGCCATCCGGTCGTTACTATTGAAATGGATAACGGCGGTATTATTAAGGCCGAGCTATATCCTGAAGTTGCCCCTAATACAGTCAACAACTTCATCTCGCTGATCCAGAAAGGCTTCTATGACGGAACCATCTTCCACCGGGTCATTCCCGGCTTCATGATTCAGGGCGGTGACCCTGACGGCACAGGGATGGGCGGTCCGGACTACGCAATCGCCGGCGAGTTCTCTGCGAACGGCTTCACCAACAACCTTCAGCATACGGAAGGCGTTCTGTCGATGGCCAGAAGCCAGGATATGAACTCGGGCGGCTCACAGTTCTTCATTATGGCTGCTGATTATCCAAGCCTTGACGGCAGCTACGCTGCCTTTGGCAAAGTAACGGAAGGGATGGATGTTGTCCAATCTATCGTCAACCTGCCGCGTGATGCCTCCGACCGGCCGGATCAGCCGCCGGTGATGACCAAGGTTACGGTAGACACGCTTGGCGTGACCTACCCCGAACCGGACAAGCAGTAGAAATATATGTCTTTATGAAATACAGCAGCGGCGGAACAAGACTTAGGAATCAAGTCTTGCTCCGCCGCTGTTTTAAGATTAAACGGAGAATTCATCAATAATCTCTGCCACTTCAATTTCCCCGTTGATCAGCAGCTCTGGAAGTCCGTTGTTAATATTGCCCTGCCAATATTCTCTTGCTTGTTCAATTTTCCGGGCGAAAGGCACCCCTTCTTCCTTTGGCAAAAGGTTAGCGTCGCCTTCAAAAATGGCCCCGGTAACCCGAAGCTTCACGATCTGTAACACCTTCCGGTGGAATGAATCAAATAATTCTTTCCATTTCAGAGCGTCCTCGTAGCTTCTCGCAGCATATAAGCAAGACAAGCGTGAAGGATATTCAGGATATTCCTGCAGCCTTACCATTTCCACAATTACTTCTCTGATTGCTCTAATGGTCTGGCCAACATAATTCATCGCTACATCTGCATTCTCTTTATCCAGCTTCAATCCATCGTTAGTATAATGGCCTTCCATGATCTGAATGAAGTCTTCACCCTTGAAATTCAGCTGCTCCTTCTCAAAAAAGAAGTTATACAAGGTATTCTTCTGATTGCTGTCAAAGCGGATGATCTGGCCTAAAGCCATCTTCTTTCTGGTTACAAGGTGATATACGTACAATTCTTTCTCTTGCATAACCCGTCCTCCATTAACTGTGAACCCCTGTTTTTATTTAGTATCATTCACTTGAGCAGCGGTGAAATTTCTTGTTAAATTCTTCAGCCATTTCAATTGACGATACCGCATTAAGGCCGCCGGCATTTTAACAACTTCATCCAGACTGATTACGATATAAATAGCGATAGGCGGGAAATGCCATACAAAAGCGCTGATATAACTCAAAGGCAAAATCACGCCCCACATTACAATCGTATCACACCAAAAACCGAATTTGGAATCCCCCCCAGCAACAAATAAACCGGCAATGGTTGTTGCGTTCATCGACTTGGCAATACAATAGTAAGCACATATATAAAGCATGCCATGCAAATACTCTTGTGCATTCGGACTCAGATCAACCGCAAGGAATACCAACGGTTTCATTAGTAATATGAGTCCGCCGGAAAGAACGCCAAATATCAGTGCATACCAGATCATGCGGCTCCCAGCCTTCTTTGCCATATCAATATCGTTGTTGCCCAAATACTTGCCTACAAGAACTGAACCCCCGGCCGCAATCCCCCCGGATAATACAACAGCCAAATTTTTCACTACGGATGCAACAGAATTGGCTGCAACCATATCAGCGTTTACATGTCCGATAATTGCTGCAGTCGCAGTCAAAGCACCGCCCCATACGATATAGTTACCTTGTACAGGCGTTGTGTACCTCAGATAATCCTTCAGTAATTTGCGCTGAGCTTCATCATGCTTAGGGAGCTGGAAGCGGACGGTTCCCCGTGTAACGGAATAGATATAACACCATCCCAGTTCAAAAAACCGGGCAGCAACTGTCGAAAGGGCTACAGCCGTGATTGCTTTTTCGGGCATATCCGGAAAAAACACAAATATACTTAATGCATTTAAAAGGATATTTAAAAGCAAGCCTGAAGAACTGATTAAGGCACTCAATCGTGCCTTCTCCATACTTCTGATCACACCCAGATACATCTGAGCGAATCCCATAGCAAGATAGGAAAAGGAAATTGCATGAAGAAAGCTGGCTCCGTAGCTGATTAATTCATCATCTTGCGTAAAAAACTGCATAAGTTCATTTGGAAACTTTAAAGAAATAACGAAGAAAATAAGAGAGATAACAACGGCAAACGCACAGGCAATATTGAGAACTCTTTGAATGGTTTGCATGTCCTTTTTACCCCAGTATTGTGCGGCAAGAATACCTGCACCAGCTGACATTCCCATATAAAACAGGGTAAGAACAAAGGTGATTTGTCCTGCCAGGGATACTGCTGACATTGCGGACTGGCCTACGGCCCCTAACATTACAACATCTGCCGACACTGCAGCGGCCGCTATAAGATTTTGTAACGCGATAGGAATAACAAGATTCACAAGCTCCCGGTTGAATGTGCGGTTAAAGGTTTTATCTGTTCTATTCAAAATAGCTTACTCCTGCAAAGATAATATATGAATAATTGTGTTCATTACTGCATCATCATCATTAGATCCTGTGATGTATTTTGCAGCCTCTTTAAGTTCAGGAACAGCATTCGAGACAGCAAAGCTGTAGGCAGCACGGACAAGAAGCTCCAGATCATTGTATCCGTCTCCAAAAGCCATAGTCTCTTCCGGCTTGATATTCAGCAGATGCTGCAGGTGCTCTACAGTCGTACCTTTGTGTACATTAATGTTAGCAATATCGATCCAGGCGGCTTCAGACGCTACTATATATGCCGATTCGAAAAATCCGGAAAGTTTCTTGCGTGTTTCGAAGCATTGCAGCGCCGGGTCATAAATTGTTATTTTCACAAAATCATCCTGTATCTCCTTGAAATCAGCAACCTGTCTGACCTGAGCATAAGACCTTCTGACAAGATCGGCTTGTACAGTGTCTTTAATGACAGCCCCCTTCCGGGTGCAGGCAATAATAATATGATCCAGGCTGATTTCCTCCAGTAGCCGGATAATCTCCAGACCAAGCCTATTGCTAAGCAGGTTCTCATAAACAAATTCTCCGTTATGCTTAATACGCGTGGCGCTGTCCCCCAATATCCAAAGATCCTTTGCATCCTCTCCGAATAATTCTTCAACCCTCTCACACTGCTTACCGGTAACTGGAGCAAAAATAACACCTTGCTTCTGCATTATCTTTTTTACATCCTTATATAACTCTCTATTGAAATCACCCTCACTGTTCAGAAAGGTTCCATCCATATCCGTGAGTACTAATTTAATCATTACTATTCTCCCTCTCCTTCTGCTGAAGATTATCTTAAGCCGGCTTCTTCATCCAGATCCTCTTGTGTAATTCCTCTGTCTTTGTAATAATATTTCCGGTCATGCTCATCAATCATGCGCATTACTTTACAGGGATTACCAACGGCCAGAGAATTTGCCGGAATATCTTTGGTCACTACACTTCCGGCACCAATCACAGAATTTTCACCGATAGTGACTCCGGGACAGATGGTGACATTGGCACCAATCCAGCAATGATCTTGAATGTTTACAGGAAGTGCGTACATGTACCCCCGGTAATCCGGATGGAGCGGATGTCCCACAGTAGCAATGGTTACAGCAGGTCCGAACATCACGCCCTTTCCGATAATAATTTTAGTATCGTCGACAAAATTACAATTGAAATTAACATAAGACCCGTCCCCAATTTCAATATTGGTTCCATAGCAAAAATAGAAAGGGGGTTCAATCCATGCGTTTGTTGCTTTACCAAATATTTCAGCCATAAGCTGAACCCGTTTATTTAAGGCATCCGGCTCTGTAGAGTTATAGGCAAGCATCCGCTTTTTCGCCTGCATTCTGTCCTCCGGCAGTCCTTCACAATAATCAGTAAACAGCTTTCCGGAAGCAATCCGCTCTCTCATAGTCATAGCATTCTCTCCTCATTCATTCTTATTTTTCATCAAAATTGTATTGCATTATTGTTCTATTCAAGCAAAACGGATATAATTTTATCAAAATCGTATTATTTCCAAGGGGATGCTGGCGTGAAAACAAAGCTGGAAGTATTCTCCGACTTATCGGAAGAATTAAATTACAATCATCCTAATTTCCCGCTCTACGTGAGAAAAGGATTGCTAAACCAATTTGATAAATACGCTGCCGCGTGTCACTGGCATCCTGATCTGGAATTTATTTTGGTGCTGGAAGGCGAAATGGAATACTTTGTGAATGGCGAAATCGTAAATATCGGACAAGGGCACGGCTTTTTTGTTAACAGCAGACGTCTTCATTATGGTTTTTCTTCCAGGAAAATAAATTGTTCATTTCTGGTCATTGCCATACATCCCGCACTGTTTGGAGAAGGCGGAGTTTTGGGCAAAACCTTTTTTGAAGAGAACTTTGGTTCTAATACTGAAGACTACCTTCTGCTTACGCAGCAAAGTGATTGGGAAAAGAACATCCTACTGGCTTTAGAAGAAACTTATAAGGAAATGAACCGCACTCCGCATAACCCGCTGCGGCTGCTTTCTCTGGCTGCAGGACTTTGTGCCGATATAAGTGATCATATACAGCATGCCCCCGGGCAAGTTAACGATAACCAGTCCTGGATTATCCTCAGGAATATGACCGGGTTCATTCATCATCACTACGCTTCGAGAATAACGCTTGATGAGATCGCTGCTGCCGGTTCTGTCTGCCGAAGCAAATGTTGCGGATTATTCGATGAATATACCGGAAAAACCCCTAACTCTTATCTCGTGCGTTACCGCATTCAGAAGAGCTGTGAGATGCTGGCGGAAACCAATAGATCCATTAGTGAAATTGCCATAAGATGCGGATTTCAAAGTGCGAGTTACTTTTCATATGTTTTTCGTAACGAAATAGGTTTGACGCCATTGAATTATAGAAAAAACAGCCGGATCCAATCCTCTCTGGAAAAATGAATTAATCCCCCTTCCTCTTCACATTTTAATAATAGTATTTTTTTCATCATTTAAATCTCAAAATCAGCTTTATTTTTATCAATATCGTTCAAATTCAAACCTAAGAATAATACAATCGCTTCTCTTTTTCAGGCTGATTCCTCCGCTGCGCAAAAAAGCCATCGTCCAACAACCGGACAATGGCTCTTTAATTAACCTCATATAAAGGGATGCTGCGGCTTACTGGAAAAACGTATTCTTGGCCTTCCACTGCTCCAGCTTGATGAATACCCAGAAGCCGTAGATTCCCAGTGTAATCACAGACAGGAGTAACCACTTAATCCAATGTCCGAACAGGCTCACGGCACTGCCTTCAAACCGCAGGCGCTGCCCGTTCACCACGGTATGCTCTGCTTTCCAGCGGTAGATCATAACTACGGACCAGGGATAGCAGATACCCAGCGTACAGACGGTAACCAGCCAGCCGGCCAGGCACCAGCCGATGTATTCGATCAGCTTCCCGTCAAAGTAAGATCCTCTGCTGCCATGATTCATTTCCGCATTCCAGTTAACAGCCCCCATAAACTTCCACCTTTCAAGTCTGCAAAATGTTTCCTGGTTCTATTTTCCTGATTATCCATCCCATAATCTGCTACATTTCTCACTATTCCGCCAAATATTATCTTCTGCTGAGGGCATGCTGCCCGTTTTGCAGGAAGGTACTGCGGCTGCGGCGCAGCAGGGCAATCCGCTCCTCGGCAAGCTGATCCGCCGCTGCATAAGCCGGAATTCCGTTCAGTGACGAGATTTCCAGTACACGGGTGATGCTGTCGTAGATTTTGGCGATCTGCTTGAATGCCCGTTCCTTGTTGTAGCCGTTCAGCTCATCCGCGATGTTAATTACACCGCCGGCATTAATAACATAATCCGGAGCGTAGACAATTCCCATCTCATGCAGGGCGGTCCCGTGGCGCGGCTCCGCAAGCTGATTGTTGGCTGCACCGGCAACGACCTTCGCTCTCAGATGCGGCAGTGTTTCATCATTAATCGTTCCGCCTAAAGCGCATGGTGCATAGATATCGCAATCCGTCTTCATGATTTCATCAGGGTTCACGGCAGCAGCACCGTATGCCTCTACCGCGCGGGCCACAGCTTCCTTATGAATGTCAGTGACAATCAGGCGTGCACCTTCCTCATGAAGATACTTGCAGAGCGTGAAGGATACGTTGCCGACACCTTGTACCGCTACAGTTCTGCCTGATAGCGAATCGCTGCCGAAGGCTGCTTTTGCCGCTGCTTTCATCCCCTGATACACCCCGAAGGCTGTAGCCGGTGAAGGATTGCCGGATGAGCCGTATGTAGCCGAAATACCAGTAACGTAATCCGTCTCCTGATGGATGATGTCCATATCCTCTTCTGTAGTCCCTACATCCTCAGCTGTAATGTAACGTCCGTTCAAACCCTGTATGTATCTGCCGAAGGCGCGGAACATGGCCTCGTTTTTATCTTTTTTGGGATCACCGATGATTACCGTCTTGCCGCCGCCCAGATTCAGCCCGGCTACGGCGTTTTTATAAGTCATGCCCTTAGCCAGCCGGAGCGCATCCGTCACAGCTGCTTCTTCCGTAGCATAAGTCCACATTCTCGTCCCACCCAGGGCAGGTCCCAGTGTAGTGTCATGAATAGCAATGATTGCTTTTAACCCTGATGCCTTATCCTGACAAAATAACACCTGCTCGTAATCATGCTGCCCCATTGCTGCAAACAATTCCATTAGATTCATTTCTCCTGTCTCTGCATTTTGTTCGTGTTACGTTTCATTACAAAGCTAGTCCTTCCAGAATCTGTTGTCAAGTTCATTTGTCCCTTTTTCAGGTTTTTTCATGAAAATCCATGAAAGAGCAGACATCAGCCTTACATCTCTTGTCAGAGGGCTGGCTGATGTCTGCTGCCGGTTTAGCTTATTCATGCCCAATATTGATCCGGCCGGTATTCAATCTCGGATTGTACAGTTATAGTTAAGCGTCCTGCTTCCGCATCATAACTTACCGGAAGATCACCTACGTAGTACCAGTGCTTAATCACCGGACCGTGAGCCGGCTCCTCGAACCGGAATACATTCAGCTCTGACTTCAGCTCCACTACAGCCGCACCTTTATCTGCCGGCACTCCCGTTAAGGTAATCAAGGTCAGTCCGTCCTGCTCATCGAAGGTATATCCGGCACCATCCGTGCTGCTGACCAGCATGCGTCCGGTGACTGAATGCTTAACGAGCACTCTTTCCTGCTCTGCCATTTGAGGTTCCTCCTTCATATATGTGCTCAGGCAAGTTACGGCAAATCGATCAGCATGACCAGCACATCCGCTCCAGCCTTCAGCGTAAGTGATTCTGTCTCCTCAATCCGCGCGGAATCCCCCGGCTTCAGCACATGCTCACCGTTAAGCGTAAGCCCGCCCTCTATCAGATACACAAAGCTGCGCCGCCCCGGCTCCTGGCGGAAATCAAGCTTATTCCCCGCCTGCACCCTGCCGAGATAAATCGTCATTTCCTGGGCAATGCCGACAATCTCTGCCGCAGGCTCTGCTGCGACTACCGGCAACAGCCTCCCTGCAAGCTTACCCGGGTCAAACCGCCCTGTTGCATACGAAGGCGCCGTTCCGCGGGTCCGCGGCATAAACCACAGCTGCAGGAGCCGGACCGGCTCGCTGCTTGACGGGTTATGCTCCGTATGAATCGCACCTGTTCCCGCCGACATCCGCTGAATTCCGCCAAATGTTGTTTCAGCCACATTACCCAGGTTGTCCTCATGGCGCAGCACGCCGGACAGTACGATGGAGACAATCTCCATGTCACTGTGCGGATGGGCCCCGAAGCCTTTTCCCGGAGCAATCGTATCATCGTTACAGACCCGCATAGGGCCAAATGAAGTGTTATCCGGATCATAGAAATCCCCAAATGAGAAAACATGGCTGCCTTTCAGCCAGCCATAATCGAACCGGTGTGCAGACTCTGCGGGATAGACTCTAATTATTGTAATCCCCTCCTCAATGGTTTGCTGATGC encodes:
- a CDS encoding pirin family protein, with the protein product MIRVYPAESAHRFDYGWLKGSHVFSFGDFYDPDNTSFGPMRVCNDDTIAPGKGFGAHPHSDMEIVSIVLSGVLRHEDNLGNVAETTFGGIQRMSAGTGAIHTEHNPSSSEPVRLLQLWFMPRTRGTAPSYATGRFDPGKLAGRLLPVVAAEPAAEIVGIAQEMTIYLGRVQAGNKLDFRQEPGRRSFVYLIEGGLTLNGEHVLKPGDSARIEETESLTLKAGADVLVMLIDLP